One Acinetobacter sp. SAAs474 genomic region harbors:
- the repM gene encoding replication initiation protein RepM, producing MRELVVKDNALINASYNLDLVEQRLILLAIVEARESGKGINANDPLEVHAEGYINQFGVHRNTAYQALKDACNDLFARQFSYQKINERGNIENYRSRWVSEIGYVDNEAVVKLIFAPAIVPLITRLEEHFTKYELQQVSNLSSAYAVRLYELLIAWRSTGSTPVIELSDFRQRIGVLDTEYKRMERFKTSVLELAIKQINEHTDITVKYEQHKRGRSISGFSFTFKQKKKDNPSIERDPNTLDLFSKMTDAQRHMFANKLSELPEMGRYSQGTESYPQFAVRIAEMLQDSEKIKELAPYLKKVGYMPSNKKDTVNG from the coding sequence ATGAGAGAATTAGTTGTAAAAGACAATGCCTTAATTAATGCAAGCTATAACTTAGATTTAGTAGAACAACGTTTAATTTTATTGGCCATTGTTGAGGCAAGAGAAAGCGGGAAAGGTATTAATGCTAATGATCCCCTTGAAGTACATGCAGAAGGCTATATCAATCAATTTGGCGTACATCGCAATACGGCTTATCAAGCATTAAAAGATGCCTGTAATGATTTGTTTGCAAGACAATTTAGCTATCAAAAAATAAATGAACGAGGGAATATTGAGAACTATAGATCCCGTTGGGTTAGTGAAATTGGATATGTAGATAATGAAGCAGTGGTTAAACTTATCTTTGCCCCAGCCATAGTTCCCTTAATTACACGCTTAGAAGAGCATTTCACTAAATACGAATTGCAGCAAGTTAGTAATCTCAGCAGTGCTTATGCTGTTCGCTTATATGAATTATTAATTGCTTGGAGAAGTACTGGTTCTACTCCTGTTATAGAGCTAAGTGATTTCCGTCAAAGAATTGGCGTACTCGATACAGAGTACAAGCGTATGGAACGCTTTAAAACTAGTGTACTTGAGCTTGCTATTAAACAAATTAACGAACATACAGATATCACAGTGAAGTATGAACAACACAAAAGAGGTCGATCAATTTCAGGTTTTTCTTTTACGTTTAAACAGAAGAAAAAGGATAATCCATCAATAGAAAGAGATCCGAATACCTTAGACCTTTTTTCAAAGATGACCGATGCTCAACGGCATATGTTTGCAAACAAACTTTCAGAACTCCCTGAAATGGGTCGCTATTCACAAGGAACTGAAAGCTATCCTCAATTTGCTGTTCGTATTGCTGAGATGCTACAAGACTCTGAAAAAATCAAAGAACTAGCCCCATACCTAAAAAAAGTGGGATACATGCCATCAAATAAAAAGGACACAGTAAATGGCTAA
- a CDS encoding plasmid replication DNA-binding protein produces MAKLSLSEVSKKFHIDRSTIYRAVRNGRLSRSSDGQFDLSEVIRCFGEPEQTSQQIESSTSDSDESTKKLIIHLENEVKKYQEREERLMQQIDRMQTLIELKSVAPATAAPQQNATACDTDMPQHATTQQNNDNKKNNELNIAENVALPQQQTTAYHTQKLQHATLQNVAVPQHKKRGLFGRVLNAVFDND; encoded by the coding sequence ATGGCTAAGTTATCGCTAAGTGAAGTATCTAAAAAATTTCATATTGATAGGTCAACCATTTACAGAGCTGTACGTAATGGGCGTTTATCACGTTCTAGTGATGGTCAATTTGACCTTTCGGAAGTGATTAGATGCTTTGGGGAGCCTGAGCAAACATCTCAACAAATTGAGTCATCTACATCAGATAGCGATGAATCTACAAAAAAACTCATTATTCATTTAGAAAACGAAGTTAAAAAATACCAAGAACGTGAAGAACGGTTAATGCAACAAATTGACCGTATGCAAACACTCATTGAACTAAAAAGTGTTGCACCTGCCACAGCAGCACCACAACAAAATGCTACGGCATGCGACACCGACATGCCACAGCATGCGACAACACAACAAAATAATGATAATAAAAAGAATAATGAATTAAATATTGCAGAAAATGTGGCATTGCCACAGCAACAAACTACGGCATACCACACCCAAAAGCTACAGCATGCCACGTTGCAAAATGTGGCAGTGCCACAACACAAAAAACGTGGCTTATTTGGCCGTGTGCTGAATGCTGTTTTTGATAATGACTAA